Proteins encoded together in one Psychrobacter sanguinis window:
- a CDS encoding HNH endonuclease — protein sequence MGHPNHLSPLTAPSADFQIDFLRNLQWLLESSSYNTTYKFALIIALSNLSIESGISDQRSLTLSYEQIAEQFIALYWRQTMPFSAEDSSSVLSQTVNRGQIKVINSILELQKNSSSSLLKAQKVNPKAWNRAINQIVRILKDNPIERLQLADQKIERDFLYNFDNDLVTLKPGITYCFSRFNQIVLKLCQQYWADFVRNNRNNKDLFSDDIDLQGFLFDQPRQNLGALVPILYDIQQGQCFYCHKLLKNHQQVDHFIPWSKYPIDTTHNFVLADNKCNNNKRDYLAEERFYEQWLSRNQRYGGQIANETKSMGFISNQ from the coding sequence ATGGGCCATCCAAATCACTTGAGTCCCTTAACTGCTCCTTCTGCCGACTTTCAAATAGATTTCCTAAGAAATCTTCAATGGCTATTAGAATCTAGTTCTTATAACACCACTTATAAGTTTGCACTAATTATTGCCTTATCTAACTTATCTATTGAATCCGGTATTAGTGACCAAAGAAGTTTGACACTCTCGTATGAGCAGATAGCCGAACAATTCATCGCTTTGTACTGGCGTCAAACCATGCCATTTTCAGCAGAAGATTCAAGTTCAGTACTCAGTCAAACTGTTAATAGAGGTCAAATCAAAGTCATTAATAGTATTCTTGAACTTCAAAAAAATTCCTCCTCAAGCTTATTAAAAGCCCAAAAAGTTAATCCTAAAGCATGGAATAGAGCAATCAATCAAATTGTTAGAATCCTTAAAGACAATCCTATAGAAAGATTGCAATTAGCCGATCAGAAGATTGAACGTGATTTTTTATACAATTTTGATAATGACTTGGTAACCCTTAAACCAGGTATTACCTACTGCTTCTCAAGATTTAATCAAATCGTACTCAAACTTTGCCAACAGTATTGGGCAGACTTTGTGCGTAACAACCGTAATAACAAAGACTTATTTAGTGATGATATTGATTTACAAGGATTTTTATTTGACCAGCCTCGACAGAATCTGGGAGCGTTGGTGCCAATTCTGTACGACATTCAACAAGGACAGTGTTTTTATTGTCATAAGCTACTTAAGAATCACCAACAAGTCGATCATTTTATTCCTTGGTCAAAATACCCGATAGATACTACTCATAACTTTGTATTGGCAGATAACAAATGTAATAACAATAAGCGCGATTACCTAGCAGAAGAACGCTTTTATGAACAGTGGCTGTCTAGAAATCAAAGGTATGGTGGTCAAATTGCCAACGAAACTAAATCAATGGGCTTCATTAGTAATCAATAA
- a CDS encoding COG4315 family predicted lipoprotein gives MKALLITSVIAGTMAFSGCTTLKNVAGEDSSGTHDVHAMQNNSAPVTKMNGVLVDSTNHMTLYTYDKDEPNKSNCGKACLVAWPAFLAPKASTTNGKFTTIKRDDGKYQWAMNGKPLYFYANDTKPGDKNGDGKFGTWDVVKAQ, from the coding sequence ATGAAAGCTTTATTAATTACCTCTGTGATCGCTGGCACGATGGCTTTTTCGGGTTGTACTACTTTAAAAAACGTAGCTGGCGAAGACTCATCAGGCACGCATGATGTTCACGCTATGCAAAACAACTCAGCACCTGTGACTAAGATGAATGGCGTATTGGTTGATTCGACCAACCATATGACGCTTTATACTTATGATAAAGACGAACCAAATAAATCAAATTGTGGCAAGGCATGTCTTGTTGCTTGGCCTGCATTTTTGGCACCTAAAGCCTCAACCACAAACGGTAAATTTACTACCATTAAACGTGATGATGGAAAATATCAGTGGGCAATGAATGGCAAACCTTTATATTTCTATGCCAATGATACTAAGCCAGGCGATAAAAATGGTGACGGTAAATTTGGTACTTGGGATGTGGTTAAAGCCCAGTAA
- a CDS encoding SOS response-associated peptidase family protein — MCSNFEPASPKQIESIVNQQLELDFNYKKRVYPKDFCPILIPTVDGVKVVKGHFGLSPKWASNPVDYATYNARLESIEDKKTFKPAYTHNQFCLVPMSAFMEPYYPSGDSDNNEWQRIYQTNGEPFTIAGMYEYNDHFNEPVHSFTLLTHNADDEPFMSQFHKPQKEKRSIYLVAPDKREKYLQATRSQITNLISIIKADDFKFEGV, encoded by the coding sequence ATGTGCTCAAACTTCGAACCTGCCAGCCCCAAGCAAATAGAATCTATCGTTAATCAGCAGCTAGAGCTGGATTTCAACTATAAAAAGCGGGTTTATCCCAAAGACTTCTGTCCTATTTTGATTCCTACCGTAGATGGGGTGAAAGTGGTCAAGGGTCATTTTGGGCTTAGCCCCAAATGGGCGAGTAATCCAGTGGATTATGCCACTTACAATGCGCGACTTGAGTCGATAGAAGATAAAAAGACCTTCAAACCTGCCTACACTCACAATCAGTTTTGCTTAGTACCCATGAGTGCCTTTATGGAGCCATATTATCCTAGTGGCGATAGCGATAATAACGAATGGCAACGGATTTATCAGACCAACGGGGAGCCATTTACCATCGCCGGCATGTACGAGTACAATGACCATTTTAATGAGCCCGTGCATAGCTTTACGTTGCTGACCCATAATGCCGATGATGAGCCTTTTATGAGTCAGTTTCACAAACCCCAAAAAGAAAAACGTTCGATATATTTGGTAGCACCTGATAAACGCGAAAAGTACCTACAGGCGACACGCAGTCAAATTACCAACCTTATAAGTATCATAAAGGCTGATGACTTTAAATTTGAAGGGGTGTAA
- a CDS encoding cytochrome b/b6 domain-containing protein, translated as MNQESSKNDLKNLANSNFSASESVIASKQPLQVKVWDILVRFTHWAVAAGVIANLAFTEDGSDIHQYVGYTVVALVVIRLLWGLVGTKYARFSDFFPTPTLVKNHLNELKAQHLNNQSVKTEHLGHNPLGALMMFALWGAIIGLGLSGYLMESRVLGNKDLFEGIHEVLANSLYVLVPLHVISAIVMSRLQKQNLVKSMVTGNKTVNKTE; from the coding sequence ATGAACCAAGAATCTAGCAAAAATGACCTAAAAAATCTCGCTAACTCTAATTTTTCAGCCTCTGAATCCGTTATTGCTTCTAAGCAACCATTACAAGTGAAGGTCTGGGACATTTTAGTCAGGTTTACTCACTGGGCAGTTGCCGCCGGTGTCATTGCCAACTTAGCCTTTACCGAAGATGGTAGCGATATTCACCAGTATGTCGGTTATACAGTAGTGGCGTTGGTAGTAATACGCCTTTTATGGGGACTGGTAGGCACTAAATATGCCCGTTTCAGCGACTTCTTTCCGACACCCACACTAGTTAAAAACCATCTAAATGAGCTTAAAGCCCAACATCTTAATAATCAAAGTGTTAAAACTGAGCATTTGGGTCATAATCCCTTAGGGGCACTGATGATGTTTGCCCTTTGGGGTGCTATCATCGGTCTAGGATTGTCCGGTTATTTGATGGAATCACGAGTACTAGGAAACAAAGATTTGTTTGAAGGCATTCATGAAGTATTGGCAAATAGCTTATATGTGTTAGTGCCACTGCATGTGATATCGGCCATCGTTATGAGCCGTCTACAAAAGCAAAACCTTGTCAAATCCATGGTTACTGGTAATAAAACAGTTAATAAAACTGAATAA
- a CDS encoding response regulator yields the protein MARVLLIEDDSTIAEGLILGLKNHGIMVDWFSDAKLGELALQESMFDAVLLDLTLPNGDGMSVLKSWRDKKIDTPVLIITARDAIANRVAGLNAGADDYLVKPFALDEVIARLQALMRRSQGRIYPEIRFGELVYYPHSQQVTYQGQSIDLTTKEVAILEQMMTQPQKIHNRASLEDKLYGWQQDIESNAIEVHIHHLRKKLGNDFILTKRGIGYYLNPSYQHSPAQ from the coding sequence ATGGCACGGGTATTATTAATAGAAGACGACAGCACTATTGCAGAAGGCTTAATCTTAGGCCTCAAAAACCATGGCATAATGGTGGACTGGTTCAGTGATGCAAAGCTGGGAGAATTGGCGCTGCAAGAGTCGATGTTTGATGCTGTGTTGTTAGACTTGACGTTGCCAAATGGTGATGGGATGTCGGTCTTAAAGAGCTGGCGTGACAAGAAGATAGATACGCCGGTGTTGATTATTACGGCTCGTGATGCCATTGCTAATAGGGTGGCCGGACTTAATGCTGGTGCAGATGATTATCTGGTCAAACCGTTTGCGCTCGATGAGGTAATTGCGAGGCTACAAGCATTAATGCGCCGCAGTCAAGGTCGAATCTATCCTGAAATTCGCTTTGGAGAGTTGGTCTATTATCCTCACAGTCAGCAAGTGACTTATCAAGGACAGTCGATTGACTTGACCACAAAAGAGGTGGCCATATTGGAGCAAATGATGACTCAGCCACAAAAGATTCATAATCGGGCCAGCTTAGAGGACAAACTCTATGGTTGGCAACAAGATATTGAGAGTAATGCTATCGAGGTTCATATTCATCATTTGCGTAAAAAACTGGGCAATGATTTTATCTTGACCAAGCGCGGCATTGGCTATTATTTAAATCCTAGCTATCAGCACAGTCCTGCTCAGTAA
- a CDS encoding ATP-binding protein, protein MKSIQQRLLTSLLIGLPLLWLLTSSFVAWRFWHEISEINDTQITQVARYLVSIASDEDLEGDYEKKKQENKKYKSKSDDHDKQEGSEKDKDDADYEDDHHNARIYKLKQSELLGNLGDAKDDYMGFAIWDSKGRLLMADENGESFAFIADQQGFLERKNRAYRRLNPFSRRWRLFYIHDDNFSQHDGRVIAVGQNLKVRREMIVNTLMLQILPMSLGLLAFIGLVIWSVRRGFAPLTKISETLSTHLPQDASPIDAEVPKEIQPLVTALNALFVKVADTLEREQRFTADASHELRSPLTALKLQIDLLQQKLMQQQISQANEATLDDDLLYHTQRISEGIDRANHLVEQLLALAKLAPQQQLPKSELQQVDWLSLTNEVLSYSNRQAREKNIQLKRSIDGDNAADILPIEINPTLFKLLLRNLIDNAIRYSPEGSVVELKLSPRSITVIDNGPGAPADQLHRLSERFYRPAGQNQRGSGLGLSIVHQIAELHGLQLKFGNRPLPETGFVVTVSLPEAK, encoded by the coding sequence ATGAAAAGTATTCAGCAACGACTGTTAACCTCATTATTAATCGGCTTGCCACTGTTGTGGCTATTAACGTCAAGCTTTGTGGCTTGGCGTTTTTGGCATGAAATCAGTGAAATTAATGACACTCAGATTACTCAAGTGGCACGCTATTTGGTAAGTATCGCCAGTGATGAGGACCTTGAAGGGGACTACGAGAAAAAGAAACAAGAAAATAAGAAATATAAGTCAAAGAGTGATGACCATGACAAACAAGAGGGTTCCGAGAAGGATAAAGATGACGCTGACTATGAGGATGACCATCACAATGCTAGGATCTATAAATTAAAGCAGAGCGAGCTGTTAGGTAATTTAGGTGACGCAAAAGATGACTATATGGGATTTGCGATTTGGGATAGCAAAGGTCGATTGCTGATGGCGGATGAAAACGGTGAATCTTTTGCTTTTATAGCCGATCAACAGGGATTTTTGGAGCGAAAAAACAGAGCCTATCGACGTTTGAACCCTTTTAGTCGGCGGTGGCGATTGTTTTATATTCACGATGATAACTTTAGTCAGCACGATGGCCGAGTGATTGCCGTCGGTCAAAACCTCAAAGTACGTCGAGAGATGATTGTTAATACTTTAATGTTGCAAATTTTGCCAATGTCGCTTGGATTATTGGCGTTTATAGGATTGGTGATCTGGTCGGTTCGACGCGGTTTTGCGCCCTTAACTAAGATTAGTGAGACGTTAAGCACCCACCTACCGCAAGATGCCAGTCCTATTGACGCTGAAGTGCCTAAGGAAATTCAGCCGTTGGTCACTGCTCTAAATGCGCTATTTGTCAAAGTGGCCGATACCTTAGAGCGTGAACAACGCTTTACAGCCGATGCCTCACATGAGCTTCGCAGTCCTTTAACCGCACTCAAATTACAAATAGACCTGCTACAACAAAAATTAATGCAACAGCAAATATCACAAGCCAATGAGGCGACGCTCGATGATGATCTGCTTTATCATACCCAGCGCATTAGCGAGGGTATCGATAGAGCAAATCACTTAGTAGAGCAACTGCTAGCCCTGGCCAAACTTGCCCCACAGCAGCAGCTACCAAAATCAGAGTTACAGCAAGTAGACTGGTTAAGTCTGACCAACGAGGTGTTGTCTTATAGCAACCGTCAAGCCAGAGAGAAGAACATTCAATTAAAGCGCTCAATTGACGGGGATAATGCGGCTGATATCCTACCCATTGAGATCAATCCTACCTTATTCAAATTACTGCTGCGTAATCTAATAGATAATGCGATTCGCTATAGTCCTGAGGGCAGTGTGGTTGAACTGAAATTAAGCCCACGGTCCATTACCGTTATCGATAATGGACCTGGCGCGCCTGCTGATCAGCTACACAGATTAAGCGAACGCTTCTATCGCCCAGCTGGACAAAACCAGCGGGGTAGTGGCCTAGGACTGTCTATCGTTCATCAGATTGCAGAGCTT